TCGcattcgtaactgcgaagatcatagcttcacttgatttcatatccgcagttcatatgattcatttcatataccatttcatcattgattcattcctcacgggaccattagaacccacaaatgaccacctCCCAAcgccagtggcttcatagctcagatggttagagcgtcgcaccggaatcgcgaggtcacgggttcaaaccccgttgaaatcctgaatttttcaggcttctctacgcaattgtaaaaattgcgtccgtaactgcgaagatcatagcctcacttgacCAAATTTTATTGGCATAATAAATGTTAATTtcttgaaggcttgataaatacagcTACGATCGTGAACAGCCCACTACGTACACAAtcctattaactaataaaagcggcatgaatgcgcaaaagtttgtttactacAGCGTTTattctcgcatctttcaatGCTTCCCGGCTTCGCGAATGTTTAaactttgtcaacacgaaggaggcgtgactgtgattggacgactgaGTCAATGCAGTCAGGCCAGTAGACCCAGGGgtttaaagaaattttgcagttgACAAACTACTGTCAGCCACCCCGGTAAGgatcagtttgttatcaacggtcaaAGCCGTGGCCACGTTTGTGCTAAAGCACCGCCTTTGaatgctgttttgttgcaattttgttcgcaggactgctattgcattgatagtgggttgaaatgaaagttcaatctttgtgaattgattctgatgtgaaattgtgaccatgggaacattttatccaggaatatttgactctaACTGCAtggtggctcctgagaatttagtctccagccttgggattttattatacccgttgacaaccacgaaattgtgaaatggctcaaatcgcgtcggatctggaaaataaccacacaggaaggaaactctccacgatggcaataaggctaggctttttaattgagatttttttcatataattatcttcttaagctttttatagggattctcatacaaatgCTTACATTTTTGTCGgacatgctcacactgagcttgggacGCCTGTGAGGAGACAAGGGAGGCAGCAATGAGCCACCGGCGCGTGACCTAGTCCACTTTAAGCTGGAACAGacgccaaaccagtgaaattctcaccTTAAAGACACCAGCACCTGATCGATTAGGGATGTCCCCATACCTTCGCTCACACATAATGAGAGGTtagacgggcaaaatcttttgttttgacacTAAGTAACATGGGTCTATTATCatgaatttagaagactgaaagcttgatatagattatgggaaatggtcatatattttttgaaagacAACCCGAATGTTTTGGAATCGATGCTGGGAATGTGATTGACCCGTCACCCAACCGCTTGACCACCATACCTCTAGCTGCTCAGGGACagtattttaaacactatttgataatgctgtattatcactcggcaacaaacaatattattatacattagactcactatgaaaaatctgattggtcgagagcattcaatcaattcacaatagcttgtgaacttgacaggataaatgtaatatctgttgcagatattacatttatcatgtcaagttcacaagctattgtgaggttactaagccccttggagtgttctcctcagaaacaaaatggctgaacgcttcgcttctgaggatgaattatgtgaaaaatgtataataaaacaattattgaattcggttttcgcatgatatcatgaattatcaaaacctcgtgtctgtgttatctgcctgagccttcggcttcggcagataacacagacctcggttttgataattcatgatatcatgctcaacctcatccaataattgtttattaaacactgcaaaaggtctCCAAAATTGTTTGCATTTCAGGTCAAGGATTTATTGAAATGAGTAAGTACGAAACTTTGAAATATAAACCGAAAGAAACTACAGATATATAAAAGAACCCAATAACGGTAGTACTACAGTTAAATTCACAACCTTCCGTGAATCGGCAAACAACCGTCActgattactattattatttatttttgagcAAAGTTTAGAGTGTCTTTCAGTCACCTATGCACCTTTGAACGGAATGGCTGGGCAAATCTACTTCAATCCATAACAAATTAACTGGTCCACTTACGAATATCCATGCAATTATCTGTGAACAATTATGTTGCACGTGAAAATGGGCCACTTGTCCTTCCCCTCTATATACTTGTGCATTTTATGTTGAATGGTTAAAGGATCATGGCGTTTGGTGTCATCAGCTTATAGTTGGGGTCCACATTGATTTGAATGGGGAAGGGGATCGAGGGACAAAGTTTCGTAAAATGAGCTATTTGTTCTTCCTTCCCCCTCCCTCATTTAATGTTGAATGGTCAAACGTTCATGGTTTTGGGTGTCATTAGCTTAGTTGGGGTCAATACTGAttcgggggaggggggtggaaGGGGCAAAGGTAGAAAGTGGTCAGGAAAAGAGTCGTGTGCAGGACTGTCCAAATGTAATTGGTCGAGGTTTGCAGTTTTAAAGTTCATGTTGAGCGCAAAATGCAACGGAATCTTGAGCTGCACGAGGTCTTTTCGTTTCCCTTGCACCCAGGCCACCTCCCAGATCCCGAATGAGACTTTTCTGGCGTTCCATAGTTGAAAGCACGCACCCTCTAAACTCCATCATTCGTAAGCATTCTCGGCACGGCGTGAACGCCTCTTTTTTCAGCGCCAACGCGTTCCTTGCAGCCGTCCGTCAAGGCGACGAAAAGCGGTCGACAATGACATGCGATGAACCAATGGTGACTCAAATTACTTCTgataaaatgttttattaattttattaattattaactGATACTATTGTGCAGGTGTTTGGAAAGATAAAACTACACAAGATTTCCACATTTTTTTCCCGCGTGACCCAGTCTACCATCAGTTGCGTGATGAACGCAAACATCGAAACTGTTTGACGGCGAAAGGTAACTACTTTTCCGCTTATGatttatttccttttatttaaagGATACATCATTACATATATGTTATttaccggccgggaggtccgtattgggaaaaactttGCCCGAGcccgcaggccgagggccgtaatcgagacagagggcacagtctTTCCCAATACAGACCGACcaagccggtgaataacatttttatttatttctaaattctatttttagaatgtaggagaaactattaagaaaaactggaaaagtcatgtttttattttacacattgtctcatcaacgtgtcaacaaatgtacaataaaatgaacTGGTCACGAATATTTTTACACTGTGTGaagtttcgctttcaaaagttAACAAACTTGGCGAAATGTAGAAGAAGCCAtttctttcaattcgcaacttcactctgcgcttagcgtagttggttaccatgaccgtggtcaggagataggaaaatactgcccgctcccggaaccaatcagattgcaggattctcaggctaccgcccgctcacgatcaaagaaataaataagtaatATGCCATGCGATATAATAGCACCTGACAGTTAGTGTAGGATTGTTAGGTTAGTGGTTGTTTCTTTATCTGCAACTGTACTTTGTCGATCAGTCCACATCTTCCACTCTGTTATCTCTACTGTCCTCGTGTTCTTGCCGTTCACTGCTTTCACTTGGAAATCCACTGTATATATGAGATCGTACAATATAGGTTAGAACAGTCCTAACTGGCATAAAATTCACTagaaagacaaagtaaaatatataCGAGGCTAAAAATTATAAATCATAGTGAAAAGTGGTTATGGTAATTTCAAAACCGATGATGACAATAAGTCGAAAACGTTCGGTTTGATAATGACCGTCCTATCTGTAATCATTCTGAGGCTTCTATATATGTATATTATTCTGGGTGAAGTTAAATAGGCACAACAGACGCAAACACTAATTCTTGTTTGGTGATTGGACTATACTCGTACATATGTTTCaaggaatgaaatgatatatgaaaggaatcatatattgaactgcggatgtgaaatcaagtgaagctatgaccctcgcagttctggacgcaattttagcgatTGCGTAGAGAACAAGCctggacttcaacggagtttgaacccttgacctcgcgataccggtgcgacgctctaaccaactgagctatgaagccactgacgttgggagctggtcatttgtgggttgtaatgttcccgtgatgaatgaatcaacgaatgaaatcatacattgcgttcataactgcgaatatcatagcttcacttgatttcatatccgcagttcaatatatgattcctttcatatatcatttcattcgttgattcgttcatcacgggaacattacaacccacaaatgaccagccccCAACGCCaattcatagctcagttggttagagcgttgcaccggtatcacgaggtcacgggttcaaagccTGCTGAAGTGCTGAATTCTTTAGGCTTCTTCTCTACGCAATCGCCAAaatttgcgttcataactgcgaggatcctACCAGTCCTTCACTTGGTCGTATacatgttgtcggtcaaatccggtctcaagttgaatccgtttttacctaagttaaattggtgatcctcattctACCTAgattgaatatgcactctacctagtttaagCAGCTctcagccccccccccccccaaaaaaaaaaggactgaaaacacctacCCCTTCCATCTGTTTCACGCGTCTCACCATATCTTAATAgcttcttaatgtttcgtatcatctaaTTGGTTTCTGTATGAATTcatgtattcatacacttatccattcagtctcaacattacagaATTAATAAGGGggcaaagaactgtactatgcacttaccggtactcgacTCGGACCTTCTAGACCTATAGTCcagtgtcttcaccactacgcTACAatgacgaacatgctcaacccaacacagttcttttgaTTATTTGCTTTAGTATAATAAGTCAGTTGATGCCCATGTCTAATAACCAAAattaatcctaacctgaccctatttaTTCTCTACGCTTAATTTACGCTCtcaaaaagtttttttaattcatctgagtgcgtattcaacctaggtaaaaacagattctagctgagaacggattttaccggcaacacaTACATGGTTGGCTCATGCATGGTTGAAGCTGGCGCAATGTTGAAAAAGTTTAGTACAACTACAAAAAGACCCTTCGCTCACCTTGGGCCTCCAGTGCCAACATTTAGCTCGCTGTTATCACCAATGACGGCATTACCACCTGAGACACTGATATCATAACTGCTCTGGCCAGCGGTGAGTTGTGGACGGACACTGAaagaaatcaaatgttgattcTGTTGACTTTAATATTTCAGACTGATTGCCACACGTGCAAAAGGAGcgttgaaccaatcagagttaaaattaaataaatgtgaCTTCCTTGAAGCGCGGGAATATGAACGTGTGCTAGTATTGGTTTACTTCATTACACAGGCCACCCAAGCGTGGAATAACGTGCGCTGGTGTGTTCTTTAACGGTTTGTACGAAGGTACAGATTTGCTTTCAAGAAAGAAATTACGAATATCTTGCAAATAATTCCACGTACTTTGCAGAAATGTTGTTCAGTAATCTTTCTACTCAACCCGTCTCTTGAGCGAATTTGATGCGATGCCAGGGAGATTAttgttttcctattttttactTTCCCACCACGAAGAAAAATTTCAACATTTCTGTATGGTATGCCTGGCTAGTCTATGGCTAGTCTAAATCACAGGAAAGGAGGTAAACAATCAACTTTGTTCTTACACTTTAccggggaaaaaaaaagtttttttttttccaggggcAGGTTATTTCTGGCCTCCGTCTGACTGTATAGTTGTTTGAAGCAACATATTTAGGTCTTGTAGAGCAATTTATTGTTCTAACTAGTAGCATAACCTATAGTTACATTTCCCGCTGCTCGGCCGAAAGCGCTAATATAAAGCTAATGGGTTTTGGCCATTCTGTGGAGCAGAAATAttaaagtgtctagtcttctagcgctggactACTAATTGAGGAGACTGTAAActtaaatcaacaaattaacgcaaatcatatcaaatgttggttttggaggataggggaaaaccggagtacacggagaaaaacctctcagaacagagtacagaaccaacaaaagcaacccacatatgacgccgagtctgggaatcgaaggAAGGAGAGTGCactcaccactacgccagcccTGCAAGGGCTATAAGGAGATCAATGGGTACGATTAAATTAAGGCCTCAAGGACTATGTGCAATGTGTCCACTACAGAACTAGTAGAACTTACGTAGCATCAAGGAGATTTCCAAGGTTGACTTGACTACCTGTTCCTACCGCAGCAACGGCTCCGGGATGGACATCAGTTTTAAACTCAGCGTTTACGTTTAGGTTTAATTCTTTGACACAAACGACTGATAAAAAGCAGATAAGAAAACAGAGAAACATTGGCTAATTACCTTGAATGGACTAAAAAACAAATCTCTCTTTAGTCCCAAAAATTACTACTGCATGGAGACAAATTCAACAAACCAACTTTCACAAAACGCTACAGATTTATCATTCTTTTGCATCGATGTAAATCTATTGTTAATTAAACATAGTGTCTTCATTTTGGTTCAACTATCAAGTGCTTTTGGATTTGCGAATGCTAGCTAAAGAGGCTACAGAGGCCTTTGTTTATACCAAGACTAAGGATCAATTATCGAAATCCAGAGTGACATATGGAACAAAACAACTCTAAACATAAAAACCGCCTCATTCTTTCACTGAAAACCTCAGAGCAAATTTTACAGCTTATTTTGCTTTCATCCATAGCATTCCTAAAAagcgttttccttttttcatcaTTCATTAGTaacttatttttttcctttatttattcatttcatttatccaGTTAGATAGTTATTAAAGAAATTCGAAACTTGAACATGATCAATTGACGTCTGTGACCTGTGATTGATGTGTAACGTTTGTTCCGGCAATCACTTAATTAAAGGTTGCCTTTTTGCCACATGTTccatacaaataaatataaggTATATATTTAGtaggtcaaatccggtctcaggttgaatcggTTTTTACTTGCGTtgtaggttgaatatgcactctacctagtcTCAATCAGCTATCAAGCCCCCAAAAAGGACTCAAGacacctataccttccctcaagctctgtcgtACGACTCTCAACATATCGTTTTCATGTTTCGTATCATTTTATCGGTTACTGTACTCCATTCAGTCTAAACATTACAACATagcaagggaacaaagaactgtaccaTGCACTTACCAGTACCCGAACTTGGACCCTCCAGACCTATAATtatgtgtcttcaccactacactacaacgacgaacatgctcaagtCAACACGgatattttcattattttactGTTGTATAATCAACTGATATCCATTCACGGCAACCAAAAGTAATGCTAACCTtaccctaatttttctcaagCCTTAATTCAGGCTCCAAAACAAGTTTCTTCAAGTCATCTGAGGGCGTATTTTACAAAGGTAAAATGACGATCACCAATTTATCATAGGTAAAAAAGGactcaacctgagaacggattttaccggcaacatatacaCATATACTCTCTCCCTCTccctctctcttcctctctcTATGTATAGGtatagctatatatatatatcccaCTATTCCACTATTAGCTCACATGTGGTTCCAGCTGGTATGATTTCCGTCAAGGGTTCGGAAACTTCACGTGAATTTAAATATTCAGCTTCTCGTGGAAAACGCCGGCTGATTAGTGCTCTGGTTTCAACGCCTAGGTTGTCCAGTGCGCCTTGACTGCACTGAAGATTCTTTCCCAATTGACACGCATTCCGTGATGTACATACCGGGCCATCATTTTGATCGCTTAAAACTGAAAGTCCTTCAAAAGGGATTGAGAAATTAAGGATGTTCAATGTCAGTCAATGTTGAAGAACATAAGCAGTCGTACCGTTTACGAATAAAGCCTCACCTTCTTTGGTTAAAAGATCTCTTACACCTGGTTCACGATGGACATGCTGTTTAGTAAAAAGAGTCAATAATTTATAACCAAGTAAATGCTGTAAACAACCCTACATCGAGAACAATCTGAGTTCCTCCATACcctccgcccccccccccctccttaaACCCAACCCAACCATTTTCGCAAAAAGTCACCCTTTTAGTCAAGCGATAAAGATTCAAAGCACTCTTTATGAAGAGAGGGAGGTGAAGGACTGTTCTGCGTATCAGAAAAGTAGGTTGTAGCTTCATTAACTATATTcgtttcctttgaaaactgaCAATAGCTTATGACAAAGTGTTGTGTTTTTACCGTATTTTGCTCCACTTTGTATTCCCAACCCTATGGAACTTTATGTCACACTCGGAAgtcctaaattaaaaatttgtaTTCCGGAAATTCCATTCGATTCCTCGCTGCAATTTCCGGAACTTTGAGGGTGGGGAGGAAGGAAAGGGGGTGAGGGAGACTGAAAATGTCCTTAGTACCTGTTGTTCTGAGGGAGTAACCCAAGCTGAAAACTGCTCAGCGTCAACAACGACATCTACTTTAAGTCCGGGCTTGTTGCAAACGATTGGTTTCTTGGCACTGCGCAACTGAGACAGCGACAAGAAACGAAGACAGTGCTCCTCTTTGCATCCTTTAAGACCATGTGAATCACAGTAATCTTCAAGAACCCGTCCTCGACAGCACACTGGGCACAGCACCGCCAATTCATATCTCATTTTTCTTAACCAGAAAAACTCATTGCGCATGCTCTCTAACATCAAGCCCAGCTGCTGGCAAACAACACTGGCGCAACGACTGGCACAAGTATATGCAATTTCCTTTTGCTGGACGTGTGCGCAAATAGCAACTTCAACAGTTGAAGTGTGGCATACGAAGATCACAGAACAGATTTTGTCTCCGCAGGTAAAGAATCTAACAACGTTCTGGTACAACTGATGTATATTTCCgtttaaaaaatttcctttgcCCCACCGAAAAAACTGTAGGACTAATCGATGAAAAAAACCTGCAGGGACTTTCTTAGGTTTAAATTTAACAAACAGTGACGGGATTTGTGCTGAAGAAACCAACTGGACAATTTCACTAGATGGATCAGTTTTCAACATAGATGGTACTAAGTAGCTCCTTGGCTTTTCCAAAGACAAAGGACACAGCAAACTGAATTTTTCCATGATTGTAATAAGACACTCGTACAATCCTTCCTTTTCGCATAAAGTTCCCCAAACATGACTCAGCAGTTCCTCATGCAAGACTCCTTTGTTTTGAAGCTCAGACCAGAGGCGGaataatttcttttcctttctgtcATAGCGTTTGACGGTTATTACGTTTTTAAACACATCAATTAACCACTGTATATCTAATACCACCAATTCGTTCAAAGCTGGGGTGTCattaaaatgaatcaaaattcgCAGGTCATGCAAATAGTTCATCACTGTCTCAAACTCTCTGTCATCAACGATATTGCAAGATTCTGCGATGTCCTTTGCCGTTTCCAGGGAAACAAAgtgcttttcttcttcttttaatgCTGCTAGGGCCTTGTCAAATTTTAGCCATTTGATTGGAATGGTTTTGCTAATACGTGGTAGTCCTTTAGCAACGTCATACACTTCTTCTCTCAAACTTACCACTTCCGAACACTCAGACTCTGTACCAGATTTTGTGTTATCCACAACGAAAACGTCAGACAAGTGGTTTCCGTAAGGTTTTCTCTTAAGACATCCAAAGATCTCATGGGCTATCTCTGTAGGATTGCGCTCCTTATCATAAGGTGTATCGGCATGAGTGCACACTAAAAAAACAGGAGGTAGCTTTTCTGGCAACGTCTCATCCTCAGCAGCAGTTTCTTTTGGACTCTCCGGGGCACCTCCCGCCAGAGAAGCCACAGACCACATCCAAAAATCCAGGTAATCTAAATTGGTCTTTAGATTACTGCTCTCTTGATATATTTTGGTTAAACCTTGTTTTACAACGGGTTTGGCCGACTCGTCAGGATTTAAGCTGAGATCATACACCAAACAATAAATTGCTTGTTCTGTTAGGAAGATCGGATGCGTGTCATAGTAAACTGATTGTCCAGCAAAATCCCACAGAGTTAAAAAAACATGTTCTCTGTTGTCGTCCAAATCACCTTTAAGTAATGTTTCAGTTTCCACTGCTATTTCCTCTGGAAGGGTACGGGTAGAATCAGTACGAGCTCGTTGGTTGTCTCCTGATGGGAAGGGTGATATGTCAGGTGTATCTTTTGTTGGCCTTGGCGCTTTCTCGCGGGCTTCACCTTGTTTGGTATGCCTTTCTGGTTGAATGGTAGCAGTTATTTCGCATTCATCATCGAAGGGAGTTTGTATTTCTTGTGTGATGGTTCTAGATAAGGGGCTTCCATTTCCCTTCCTTAAGTCTTGCACAATTTGCATTGCTACATGACGGTCAAACGAAATATCTCCATCAGCATCCTGCTGTTCAGCTACAGTCCCTGTTCTGAACGCGTCAGTAGTCACCTTGAAATACGAAGGATCCACATCTATCCCCACGGTGCTATCTTCTTCCGGGTCAAAACAGATCCCTTTCAACGACTTCTTTAAGCTCGTCTTTCCGGCTCTATCTTGTCCAATCAGCATTATTGGAACTCTCTTGAGGGAAGTTCTACCGTCAGAGAGGGCCTTGTAATAGGATTTCACGGCTGATGAACCCCGTGCGAGAATTTCACGAGGAACTAAAAATCGGATGaacaaattaaatattaaatctgaaaaatgagaCCTGCTCTCGCCAATTACAAATGGAGGTTTTGCTTATGTCCTTGAGGACATAAGCATAAATCTGGGGATGAAATAGGTCTTAATTTCCTTATATGGTaggaaaaaatatgaaattttcGTTCATTTTAACTTCGGAGTGTGTAGGGCTCAGTGTAAgggatcatcgcagttatgaaggaaCTGGAGCAGTTGCGAAAGATCCTGAAAAAACTGTTGGCGTGAATGAGATTCGAACCCATGTCAGTGCGATTGGGCTGCACttactctaccaactgagctatcaagccaactgggagctgaTCACTTGTAAATAAAAGCCTGAAACAAATCTATGCTCAGTGAACGGGACTCGAATTAACCGAACACATGACCGTGCGATTGCactgcacttgctctaccaactgagatatCGAGCcatctgggagctggtcacttgtaaGTAGAGGCATGAAAAAAATCCATGCACAGTGAACGTGATTCGAACTCATGACAGTGTGATTGCACTGAATTTGCTCTAgaaactgagctatcaagccaacgAGAGCTGGTCACTTGTAACTAGAAGCATGAAATAAATCCGTGCTCATTGCACAGGACCCATGACCGTGTGATTGCGTAGCACCAGTACTTGCTCTTCCAACTAAGCTATTCAGCCCACTGGGAGCTTATGACTTGTAAGTTGGTAGTGTACTACGCACTAGGTGAATCTATACTGACAGAAAGAAGTATTTAAACTGCGGAGTGCTTCTGGATTTTTTTCAGGGCTTCTTTCGCACGCTGCTTCACAACTGCGATTACCACTTTCACTGAGACCTTAATCCGCTTAGTTTCTGATTTTAGAAGGGGCATCCTTTAGTGAAAAAAATCCTTATGCAAAACGCGTATTCACTTGCAACTCTTGTTCACAACTGCGATTACCGCTCTCACTGAGACCCTAATCCGCTTAGTTTCCGATCTTAGAACTGTGGCATCctttagtgaaaaaaatcatcATGCCAAACGCGTATTCATTTGCAACTCtcgttaaagtggtactatgatcaaaattttgcatttccTTCTCTCTTCATTTTTGCGAAGAAGGAGTCCTGAATACTACCATGCTACGTTTTATTTCAAAATTCGCACGGGAAGTCAGATTATTTTgaccctttttttttcgtttccgctatccgccattactcgaatcAAAAATAACCGAGCGTTTCACAAACGACTTGGCACTAGTCAAGAAGATAGAAAGTGACGTCATATTCGCATCAcaacctacaattgtagtttctagggtctctcttctctgcctctcttgtcgttgagaaaagagaccctggttgcggctggtcacgtggcactcttTGACAAACATTTATCCACTGGGTTTTGATCCCGCAACtcgtattcgtttgacaaggcatttttaaaataaattatcaaTCTTTACCATACaatgtaaatttcaaaaaggtaaatcttatattcccacaggagattCCCAAAAAGCGGTAACGCTAAAAACAAGAGCTTTTGCGACAGATAACACCTTCGACTTGATGTCGAGCGGAGATTATAAACggtcacacaaaaaaaaaaatacttggtTAGTAGCTCAAGTTGCTTCTGCAGAACATACACTATCATAAAACAGTAGACCACACACTACGCTTGCTTGCTTGTTGGTATGTACAGTACACAAAACACCTTGTCGTGAAATGTTTCGACGCTCGCCTTACGTTTGGCCACAAAATCAGATGAGAAGAACTACACCGCCACCTCTCCCTCAACGCACATTTGAAAAAGCACTCAGATTTTGGGAtccacgtgaccagccgcaaccagggtctcttttcttaacgacaaaggaggcagagaagagaaaccctgggaacgaggttgattcgCAACACGTCAAAAAATCATGGCTAATTTTCTATGCAATCTAAGAAAAGTGAGTGGCGTCTTCGAAGAACTTTTCAGGGACGGATAAGATGAAATAATAAAtcgatttagccaagcctataagcggagctcccgggttgtttattcttactggctgtaggattagtgaaaataaaaggctttggattgtccgcgttttggagTTTCTGGTTACTGCTTAATtcaggtgattcccttgttttgcaccgcgcatctctCACTGCGCagaacattgcgacttcggagatgacGGCGTTTCACCTCGGCCATCTGTAGAGAGGCAATAAAGGCCGTTTTTGcttttcaagagcttttaagagcaatcatgataactcttctcggttaagaaggtgttgt
The sequence above is a segment of the Montipora foliosa isolate CH-2021 chromosome 2, ASM3666993v2, whole genome shotgun sequence genome. Coding sequences within it:
- the LOC137992563 gene encoding uncharacterized protein isoform X2 translates to MPRNSCSSVGRGGSKVEEEMEDFVHVPRDLKRFVIGAKGSTVKSIQERSGAIVCSRSSNEEGFRVSGTREERELAKKLILEQVEGGKLKFEQNKSNKICYFIDNFNLPVNAKLGLEKDYGHPSGLQVEYRLKPIHSHGTEESPSLTNDSIYFKKLEEEVFLSLKRIKFEMERKRHLKADIWCHFGTVLIRQPDEGPGGEWSTENALSKLLEGTEWKTLFRGGVNLDEKFVEQYLCNQSLPEYDDYQSRYDLTFRTPNRGQLTLKVWVIKKNVGKTLESVTIPSTDLKNILDEVRFEDQFTSSRCRGWLILPPQRYLRADILFPGCEFDCRITIRALADSGFHMDFVPQDDVRNTLLKYLSKVTFSDEDDFGLRLPDEKLPDGFKLSFMRCSKRAVYVFSKEFSIILSKESTRGYGSDVKKETDFHLHCKEWDELLNRGIWEPAEITKKLPDFFRFVKKFQSSIIHEIEHGGASVPREILARGSSAVKSYYKALSDGRTSLKRVPIMLIGQDRAGKTSLKKSLKGICFDPEEDSTVGIDVDPSYFKVTTDAFRTGTVAEQQDADGDISFDRHVAMQIVQDLRKGNGSPLSRTITQEIQTPFDDECEITATIQPERHTKQGEAREKAPRPTKDTPDISPFPSGDNQRARTDSTRTLPEEIAVETETLLKGDLDDNREHVFLTLWDFAGQSVYYDTHPIFLTEQAIYCLVYDLSLNPDESAKPVVKQGLTKIYQESSNLKTNLDYLDFWMWSVASLAGGAPESPKETAAEDETLPEKLPPVFLVCTHADTPYDKERNPTEIAHEIFGCLKRKPYGNHLSDVFVVDNTKSGTESECSEVVSLREEVYDVAKGLPRISKTIPIKWLKFDKALAALKEEEKHFVSLETAKDIAESCNIVDDREFETVMNYLHDLRILIHFNDTPALNELVVLDIQWLIDVFKNVITVKRYDRKEKKLFRLWSELQNKGVLHEELLSHVWGTLCEKEGLYECLITIMEKFSLLCPLSLEKPRSYLVPSMLKTDPSSEIVQLVSSAQIPSLFVKFKPKKVPAGFFHRLVLQFFRWGKGNFLNGNIHQLYQNVVRFFTCGDKICSVIFVCHTSTVEVAICAHVQQKEIAYTCASRCASVVCQQLGLMLESMRNEFFWLRKMRYELAVLCPVCCRGRVLEDYCDSHGLKGCKEEHCLRFLSLSQLRSAKKPIVCNKPGLKVDVVVDAEQFSAWVTPSEQQHVHREPGVRDLLTKEGLSVLSDQNDGPVCTSRNACQLGKNLQCSQGALDNLGVETRALISRRFPREAEYLNSREVSEPLTEIIPAGTTFVCVKELNLNVNAEFKTDVHPGAVAAVGTGSQVNLGNLLDATVRPQLTAGQSSYDISVSGGNAVIGDNSELNVGTGGPSGFPSESSERQEHEDSRDNRVEDVD